One Chanodichthys erythropterus isolate Z2021 chromosome 22, ASM2448905v1, whole genome shotgun sequence DNA window includes the following coding sequences:
- the LOC137012593 gene encoding olfactory receptor 10H1-like: MDNLTFRYSVLLVEGLQITPQSSQLTFIFLLMAYVFAMVSNIGILIQISAEKSLHQPMYILFCHLPVSDIMGTTLLIPRLLKDLMTDPSERYITYVECVFQAFFTHLYGTTSNTILMIMAFDRYVAICNPLRYPTIMSNKMIVKLSAGAWGAAIVPVSILIGLSVRLSHCRSFIANHFCDNPSLFKLSCENTVINNVYGLTFTVVLLTSSLGCVLLTYLRIVMVCIKSKNKATNSKAIKTCSTHLAVYIIMQICGFFPIVLHRFPVYAETRKFGGVMFHIIPPGLNPIIYGLQSKEIRQRMLKMFINKS; the protein is encoded by the coding sequence ATGGACAACCTGACATTTAGATATAGTGTACTCTTAGTGGAAGGACTGCAAATTACACCTCAGTCAAGCCAGcttacattcatttttctgttgatGGCTTATGTCTTTGCAATGGTGTCTAACATTGGGATTTTGATTCAGATCTCAGCAGAAAAAAGTTTACACCAGCCTATGTACATTCTTTTCTGTCATTTGCCAGTGAGTGATATTATGGGAACAACTCTTCTCATACCACGTTTACTGAAGGACTTAATGACAGACCCATCTGAGCGCTACATCACATATGTGGAGTGTGTTTTCCAAgctttttttacacatttatatGGAACAACATCCAATACTATTCTAATGATCATGGCCTTTGATAGATATGTGGCCATATGCAATCCACTGCGATACCCAACTATAATGAGCAATAAAATGATTGTAAAACTTTCGGCAGGAGCCTGGGGTGCTGCAATAGTTCCAGTGTCAATTTTGATCGGCCTCAGTGTGCGTCTCTCTCACTGCAGATCATTCATTGCAAACCACTTTTGTGACAATCCTTCACTATTTAAACTGTCCTGTGAAAATACAGTGATTAATAATGTATATGGATTAACTTTTACTGTGGTTTTACTCACCTCCTCACTGGGGTGTGTGTTACTGACATATCTCAGAATAGTGATGGTATGcataaaaagcaaaaacaaagcaaCCAACAGCAAAGCAATTAAAACCTGCAGCACTCACTTAGCTGTTTATATAATCATGCAGATCTGTGGATTTTTTCCCATTGTTCTCCATCGTTTCCCTGTATATGCTGAGACTAGGAAGTTCGGGGGTGTAATGTTTCATATTATACCACCTGGATTGAATCCCATAATATATGGTTTACAATCCAAGGAAATAAGACAAAGGATGttaaaaatgttcataaataaaagttaa